TCCTGCTATTTTTGTGCAAATAATATGTAGTTCACTAAACTCTGATTAGTCAAAGCTCTCACAAAGCACCTGGTTAATACGGCATTTTAAATTGACTTTTTTGTAGAAATAATAGAATCAGTGGGAGAAAAAATGGATCGGGTGTGGAAAAAGTAAGTTACTGAAATAGTTCAGTTGAAGCCTTGCACTCAGAAAACAAAAGTTActcaaatacaaatttttttctgcatactgTAGCTGGTATACTGTGTGGAGGAGTTGATGCAATGTAGCATATGAGGatgtgtgtatatttttaaaactaattttctgaGAATTGTAAAATCTAAACGACTGTTCTccaaaattcagaaaatgttgaCAGCCTGAATAAAGTATTCCTCTTGACCAATttcacacatgcaaaaaaaaaaaaaaaaaaaaaggcatggaaaaCTTAGTTGACCTTTTCATGGTGTTTTAGATAAGCTTTCACagcttaatattaaaaatatttttcagtggacAACAGATGAAGACTTAACTGAAGCAGTTCATTCACTGGGGGTAAATGATATTTTGGAGATAAAATTTTTTGAAAATCGTGCTAATGGCCAGTCTAAAGGGTAAGAACttgtcatttgtttttttctgtaggtGGACTGAAGTTTGGGAGggtggagaaggggaaagagttTCAATTTTCATAACTGTCAGTATGTGAACTGATAATGTTTATTTAACAATGACTGGGTGTATAATTTCATACTAATGACTTAAATTTCAGGCGTAATTTTTTATGACGGTATTGCATGTCTTACTAATTTGTGAGTTAAATCTTGTTGGCACTCTTCATGAAGATTCTACTCCTAGATTTCAGTTTGTGTGGTGGTGATATTTGTTGCTCCTCATAGTGTAAATAGTGTTCCCCTAACCTCCATTATTATATCTTTCTTTACGTGCTTTATTTTCCATTAACTGTTGAAAGTGAGCACTTGAGCCCATTTTTCACTGGCAACCTAATCTTCCTTGCATGAAtgtgcctttctctctccttaGTAATAATGAGAACACACTGAATGCTTAATAATAACTTGATCATATGAATTAATATATAGTGTATTGATACGCTACCAGAAAGCTGCCTTTGCTGTGATATATTTTGATGCATCTTGTACTTGCACTTGTGGTGGTTCTTGTATGTCCTAGAATGAATGAGTCACTGTATCTGTTCTGAAAACTGGACTAAGACCTGTGAGGCAGTTTCTGTATTTAGTTTTCAAGTATTCTTTTGTTTACTGTGTGTAACCTTTTTCATGAGGCATCAGGATATCCAGGAAGTGGGAAAACTGTGGTGtaactcttttctctctctctctctcctcttttctctctctctctcctcttttctctctctctcctcttttctctctctctcctcttttctctctctctctcctcttttctctctctctctcctcttttctctctctctctcctcttttctctctctctcctctttttttctctctcctctttttttctctctctctcctcttttttctctctctcctctttttttctctctctctctcctcttttctctctctctctctcctcttttctctctcccccctcttttctctctcccccctcttttctctctcccccctcttttctctctcccccctcttttctctctcccccctcttttctctctcccccctcttttctctctcccccctcttttctctctcccccctcttttctctctcccccctcttttctctctcccccctcttttctctctcccccctctttgctctctcccccctctttgCTCGCGCTCCCCTCTTTGCTCGCGCTCCCCTCTTTGCTCGCGCTCCCCTCTTTGCTCGCGCTCCCCTCTTTGCGCTCCCCTCTTTGCGCTCCCCTCTTTGCGCTCCCCTCTTTGCGCTCCCCTCTTTGCGCTCCCCTCTTTGCGCTCCCCTCTTTGCGCTCCCCTCTTTGCGCTCCCCTCTTTGCGCTCCCCTCTTTGCGCTCCCCTCTTTGCGCTCCCCTCTTTGCGCTCCCCTCTTTGCGCTCCCCTCTTTGCGCTCCCCTCTTTGCGCTCCCCTCTTTGCGCTCCCCTCTTTGCGCTCCCCTCTTTGCGCTCCCCTCTTTGCGCTCCCCTCTTTGCGCTCCCCTCTTTGCGCTCCCCTCTTTgcgcccgctccctccctcctctttgcgcccgctccctccctcctctttgcgcccgctccctccctcctctttgcgcccgctccctccctcctctttgcgcccgctccctctccctcctctttgctcgcgctccctctccctcctctttgctcgcgctccctctccctcctctttgcccgcgctccctctccctcctctttgcccgcgctctctctccctcctctttgctctttgctctctctcctctttgctctctctctctctctctcctctttgcgctctctctctcccctctttgcgctctctctctctctcccctcttttctctctttcaggtTTGCCCTTGTGGGTGTGGGATCAGAAGCATCCTCCAAAAAGTTGATGGATTTATTGCCTAAAAGAGAATTGCATGGGCAAAATCCTGTTGTGACTCCATGTAATAAACAATTCCTGAGTCAGTTTGAAATGCAGTCAAGGAAAAGTAAGCCTTTCTCATGTACTGTCTTGGAAAAATAGAAGTTTATTCCAAAGTAGTACTGCAACTTTTTCTCTTGGCATCTGATAATCTCTACGTGGTTTAAAATACCTATAAAGTACTTCCAGTAAGGTGAATGAAGTTGCAGTTTTGTTTGAAGATGGTCCTCTTAAaagtataaatttaaaaaaatcacttaatgTACTGAGGATCTGTTGTTTTGGCAAGAGAGAGCACTCGCTGAGAGAAGGTTGCAGATTTGTGAAACTCTTGTCTTATGGTTGGAGaagctttctcattttcttgtggatttcattttaaaaaaaaccaaaacaagacaacagcatttagaaatttaatgtttctagaCAAATTGGACTGAATTCTGATGTATGGATAAGTTGTGCTTCTGACAAAATGGCGAAGAGAGATACTGTGTTTGTTGTGCTTTCCTCCAGCACGTTGTCTTGTGCTTCCCAGTCCTCGTGTAAATGTGTTCCTTTGTGGCCTTGGGCTGCATTAGAAGGACTGACAGTCTCCCCAGATGCTATTCCATTAGTATGGGGACATTGGAACACTGTCATATTTTAGCAAAGCACTTTTTCCTCCCCGAATAGCTTTGGGTTTGGGTACCGAGAAGCAAGTTGGTGCTCATAAGGTCATGCTTTAGTGCGGCATAAAACTTTAGATTGAGTTGAAAAGCTTTAACCTATTTTGATTTATGTAATTACacttttgtttttccattgcaGCCACACAGTCTGGCCAGATGTCTGGGGAAGGTAAAGCTGGTCCCCCAGGAGGAAGCTCACGAGCAGCATTTCCACCTAGTAATAGAGGGCGAGGTCGTTTTCCAGGTGCCATTCCAGGTGGAGACAGATTCCCTGGACCAGCAGGGCCAGGAGGGCCACCACCACCTTTCCCAGGTAAAATAATTCATATATGGAGTTTCAgtttcatttgtcttttcttgtatTAATGCAGCATACTTATTTGGGGAATTATAAAGATCAAGGCAATTCAGTAATGTGCTATAATCAGCGTTCACCGCCGGATTATAGAACTTGACAATATTTCTTTGTTGATATTCAAACAGGGAGTTGTACTTCCTGAATTTCATAGCAATGTAATAACATTTTTTAGAGACATTCTTTATAATGTGttgatgtatatatttttaaagtatgaaaAAACTAAGATCATGTTAGCAAGTAGACTTGTCTTTAGTGCAGTGTGATTCAGATTTTCTGATTTGCTGTACGTGGTGAGAATGCCTGTGTTGCAGAACATAAAGTAACTCTGTTCCTTACTGCATTACGGGTTTGCACATCATCAGAAATTCAGCTTTGATTCATGCCTACTGAGAAGTCAGTTAGTTGGTGCTTTGGATACCACAAATTTGAAGAGGAGGTATTAACATTTAGTCAGGTTTCTGATAAGGGAGAGATCTGTTTAACAATCAGGCTTGCATTGCAGTGAAGTTCTCGTTTCAGCTTAACTAGTTTTAATGAATGTCATTGAGTAGATTGTCTACTAACAGTCAAAGGGATGTGGTCAAATTGAAAAATTACTAATGAGGACCTGAAAGTAGGTTTGGGTACAGCATTTACCTTACCTTTTCCAATATagtttttcctatatttttaatatatattgtatCTTATGCCCCATATGAAAGAGTAGCTGCAGGTGTAAGTTGGATGCAGTGTTTTCTAGGTTTTGTACGCTTTTGGGGGTTTTGAAAACAATAGCAGGTGATTAAGTGATTGGCAGGGGTGGGTTGCCAGTTTCCAGGTTAATGTTCTCTTTAAATATTGATAGTCAAGCAACTGTTAAAAATTTTCTAAGCTATTGGACCCAAAGTGGGACCATGCATGTCTTGTGTAAGTTGCAAATTGTTCAGTGGGAttgattttgggtttttgttgtttttaagaataaaaaaaagcaagatttttaatgatttcactaagttttctttctttgtatatattaacttttttatttttttttatttttattttagctggACAAACTCCCCCACGTCCACCTTTAGGTCCGCCTGGTCCACCAGGCCCACCAGGCCCTCCACCTCCTGGTCAGGTCCTCCCACCTCCATTAGCTGGACCTCCTAATCGTGGTGACCGTCCACCACCACCAGTTCTGTTTCCAGGACAGCCTTTTGGTCAGCCTCCACTTGGACCACTTCCTCCAGGTCCTCCACCACCAGTACCAGGATATGGGCCACCACCAGGTCCACCACCACCTCAGCAGGGTCCACCTCCACCTCCCGGTCCATTTCCCCCTCGTCCGCCTGGCCCTCTTGGGCCACCCCTGACTCTTGCACCTCCTCCACATCTCCCTGGGCCACCTCCAGGTGCTCCACCACCTGCACCACATGTGAATCCAGctttcttccccccacctgccAACAGTGGCATACCTACTTCAGACAGCCGTGGCCCACCTCCGACAGATCCATATGGCCGACCTCCACCATATGACAGAGGTGACTATGGGCCACCTGGAAGGTGAGTACTTTTGGTGTGATGTGCTTGGTAGCAGATTTTACTCTTGTAGGaagtatttggttttcttttttaatgcaaatgttaaaaatgatgcaaaatagGGCTGGAAGGGATCCCAGCAGTCATCTAATTTGCCCCTTTTCACTTCTCTCAGTGAAATACCTCTCAGAAGCATGTTTGTAGCAGTAAGAAAATCCTGAAATGCAATACTAGTAAtctcagtttcccttttcagCTCTGAATTGTTTGTCTTCACTGTTTGTATTTGGCAGTGTCTTTATTCCATGTGTTCTACGTGCAAACTTATATATCGCTTCCTATGCAGCAGCTTCTGGTTGCGCTTCTGCCTTAACTTGAAATTCTGACCTCTACCTTTACCATTGTGCTTTGCAAGCTGTCTTTTTAGAATGCTCTGGAGCTCTCCTTTTTGAATATGTGTGTATGTTGAGTACAGTGCCATACCAAGCTCATGCCATTTTCATCTTTCAGTAGCTCTGctagtcctttttttcttccagattcaATTCAAAGTTAGTCTTTGTCTCAAAAACCAGGCGTGATTTTACTGCAAgacttttatcttccttttctgtcaagATGCTGTGGCTCATTTGGTGCAATCTTGCTATGTTTGTAGCAGTGGCTTTTCCTATGGTTAATCCTATCTGGGACAGAGTTTCTGAGTCTGACTTGACTTGTCAAGTTTTTCACATCTTGTTTGAAACATCTTTTTCATCTGTGCTTTCAAGTACCTCTGTCTTGCTCCTGTTCCTTGGTTTTCACCATATTTGTATTTGTCACAGAACATTTTGGGATAAATtgtaagaaaaacttttttacaTAGTTATGTTTGGATTTTTCAGTTGTGATTTTACTGCTAGCATGAGAGATGCTTCTCttgcttaaaatgttttctgcGAAGACAGTTTGCTTTGATTCTTCTTTTaccacaaattttaaaaaaacccacgcATCTGTACATTCTGTGTTCCTACAGAAGCTATAGAAATTCAAGTATTTGGCTTAATTGCCTGAAATATAATAAAACGATAAGGTGTCGGTTGTTTTTTGATGGACAAAATCGAGGTTGTCTGCAGTTTATAGAATGtctggggagggaaggagtgggAATAGGACAGTATAACTTACTGTccagtattttcattaataatgttAAAACTATCATCCATAACTATTTAAATTGTCATTAATTATATATCATAGGCGTTTCACTGGAAATAACATGTCCATAAGAGAAAAATTACATATTCCATTCTATGGGAGGCACACGAAAAATAATACTCAAAACTCAGGGAGGTATGAATTTTTAGACATTTCCTCTTATGCTAAACTGGCTATAGGATCTTGTTCCACTTCTTGCAATTAAGAGGATAGCATTGCttattattctgcattttctttctaccAGAAGAACTAACACTGTTCTAGAAATATCAAGCAGTGGGCCAGTTCAACAGTCTCAACATTTGTCTCTAACGTATTTCTCCAAATTTTGATATGGAGACTGGCTAATAGGACACtgcaaaacttttggaaaaatttttGTATAGGTTAACTTCTGTTACTTTGGAAACCCTATATAGGTAGCtaataattaaagtaaaaaagtGTAATGAGTATGAGGATTCTGGTTTATTGCTTCCTCCTTACTGTGACCAGTCTGGAGATCAAATTGGAGCACATTGAACTtgaccagaaataaaaaaaataataaaattagctGTAAAATATTGAAGTATCATTCAGAAAATTGAGTGTTTTAAAGTTGATAGGCtatatttgcttttcaaaagttACAGCATTCTGGTCTTAGTTAAGATCTGGGAAACAGGATCATATAGTTCTAATTCcagtattgttttaaaaataatctctaatTTTGCTCAAAGTCGCATTGCCTATGTACATGTATTTCCACATTCATTCAATTGGGATAATATCTACTTACATACCTTCGAGGATTTTATGAAAATTATAAATATTAGTAAAGCACAGTATTGAAGTGCTGCTGAATCTTCAAAATAGATGGGATGAACAAGAATATAAGTCTATTTATACAGCAATGTCTTAattgttttttaccttttttctttttttttttttctagctttcagGATTTTATACTGTAACATGGTCcttaacaaaaaccaaaaccaaacccagatcctgctttcttttctgtttgtcacTTTGCTTAAAGTTGCAAACTTGGATTGTTAAAACTGCAATGATAGCTGCTGGTGTTTTTCTTAACCTTTTAAATACTAGTTTTATTGCTTGCAGAGAAATGGATGCTGCAAGGACACCTCTAAGTGAAGCAGAATTTGAAGAAATCATGAATAGAAATAGGGCGATTTCAAGCAGTGCCATTTCGAGAGCTGTATCGGATGCCAGTGCTGGTTAGTAAAACTCTATTAATTTGTTTGCTATTCTACCCAGCTGAAAAGAGTTTATAGCTTTTCTATTAGGAAACTGGCAGCCCTGAAGCCACATTTTCCTAATAGGAGGCTGAATTTAGGTACAACATATGACTGATTTTGTACTGTGCTCCAGTTAGTTTCTGAGAATGCCTTCTGAGTACTGATCTggacagtattttaatatttggttCTACAGTAAATGATCTGGATGGCTGTTGAAGAGAAGATACTCGAAATGGTAATACTATCACAGataaaaatatttgatttaatTTGTATAGTTTTCTGATCACGATCTTGTATCATTTTCAGGGGACTATGGAAGTGCTATAGAGACCTTGGTAACGGCCATTTCCTTAATTAAACAGTCCAAAGTGTCTGCGGATGATCGCTGTAAAGTTCTTATTAGCTCTCTTCAGGACTGCCTTCATGGAATTGAGTCCAAGTCTTATGGTTCTGGATCCAGGTAAAACTTTCCTCTTCCATCTGGCCTTACTCACAAAAGGGAAGGTGTAGCACCGGACTAGTTCTCGGAGAAGAAACTAAGTTATGTAAGAAGCGTAGTGATTTGCTGAGTTGCACAAGAAATCTGTGAAAGAACCAAACAGGGGTTTCCAGAACTTAGCTACCTTTTAATTAACCCTCTTTTCAAAACTGATCTGACTAGCTTAAATTGAACTCTTAGTTTTAGTTAGTATCCTTTCCTACCCAGTACTCTTGCAATGTGTGAACTTAAAAATAGAATTATCCTTTATCAATTAAGATGTCCAGTGCATAATTTTTGTTAGAATTCACTATTGAAAATTAAGACTGAGGATATTTGATGccagttttcattttgcttaaaaGTAATCTTCTCCATGCTTGTTGCAGTAGAAGTACACTCAAGTTGCAGGGAAAAAAGTTGGTCAGAATGATTTTGCCTGTTGTCGTTTGTCATACAATCTAAAAATCAAGAGTAGATAGATTTAGAATTCATGGACTCTTCTACCTAGTACAAGTAAGAGATTGGTATTTCTTTCAAAGCTTAAATAATGCCCCTTTCAGTGTTAGGACAAACACTGAGCCTCTAGTTCATTTGGATATAGTAGCAGTAGTGTAGTTGGCCTTGAATATTAAAAGCACAGACAGCTGGTTTTGGCACATGCTTTCAGTACGCAGATTAGCAGCCATGTTGTAGTGATCGTTTGAGGTATGGTGCATTCCCCTGGCTGATTTCAGCCATCTCATCCTCCATTCTGAGCATGCACTTTCTGACTTGATAGATTAGAAAGTGGATGCACCTTACTATGTGTAACTGAGTTCTTAGCCACCACCTTTTATACCAGCTATCTTTCATGTTATATACAAAAACATATCTGCATCACAGTGAACAGATAGTTCTCTCATACCCCTTTTTGATTAAATTCAGCGTGGGGATGGcttgtattttgaagaaaaatttaatgaagtaatttcttttagAAGACGTGAGCGATCCAGAGAGAGGGACCACAGTAGGTCACGAGAAAAAAGTAGGCGCCACAAATCACGTAGTAGAGATCGTCACGATGACTATTACCGGGAAAGAAGCCGTGAAAGAGAGAGGCATCGTGATCGTGACAGAGATCGCGATAGAGAacgagacagagagagagaatatcGTCATCGTTAAAGAAGGTGAGTGTTTCATGTTCTTGAACTTTACTGTTACTGACTTACTAAAAGTAACTACTCTAGGTTTGGGATTATTTACACCGTTAATGTCTGCATTTAAGTGCTCCTGCAGTATGTACTGAATCACTTTCTTCTTGCAGCATCTGACATGGACGTAGGTAAGTAACAACAGGTAACTGGTCTTGGGAGGGAGGGAGTATTTGTGTGACTATCTTCTGCAGTTTGCATGCCGCCTTTTTAATTTTAGGTGGTATTAATGTTTGCGTTTTTTATGAAATGTGATTGAACCAATTCTTAAAAAAGCAGTAAGTACAGGCTGCTGTCTGTAATCTTAGAAGATTATATGAAATTTATGGTTGTATTTcttacttgtattttaaaatattaattttgtgttttaaaatctcTTTGTGTAAGGACTGCATCATTTAGCCCTTCATATGTCATGTGTGGATTATTTCAATTTAGGGAACACATGTATATACAGCTGCTGTCCTTGCACAAGTATGgcggtggggttttttgggttttggtttgggtttttgtgttgtttattTTCCCAGTGAGTTTTACTCAAATTGAGGAAATATAGCCAGACTTTGCTCTTTATTTTATCACATGTGACCTGTCAGTATCTTCTGCCTTATAGCTAAATTCAGGTGTTATCTTCAATAAGATTTATGATCAGTTGTTCCCTACCACCCTGATTTTTTCATTCCCTCCCCTCTTTGACAGTAAAGTTGTTTTATGAAGACTAGTAAACAAATGTGTGACACAAGGATTGTTTCTTTTCTGGTTGTTCACAAACTAATGTGTTCTTTATCTCGTATATCCGCAGTCTTGCATCCATCGAATGTCTAGATAGCTACAGAGTAGCATGCTAAGTAATGCTTTTTTCAGTGTGCTGCTGAGAGctttaaaatacatagaaatgtTCATCACATTATATAATGTACCATTTTGAGGATTGGGAATTCAAGCTACCCGTGATTCCTTACATTTGACAATTTGAAAAACCCCTACCTATTCTTTTGTCTGCAGTGgtcttttccctttttagaagAACTTCCCACTACATCTACATTAAAATTGAAGCTTGCAGAGTTGCCTGTCTGCCCAACTTTCATTTCTTATATTTACCCTCAGGTTTAGTTTCTGGATTTGCATGTGGTATTTATTCATGGAAGTTCATTTAGAGAAGCTAAATGGagcaaaagcttttagaaatCATATAGAGTGTAGTATAGTCCgaagtgaaaatataattttgtattaGTTAAATGTCAGTTTTTCAGTCAGGTTTTTGTGTCACTGGCTCCTTTGGGAGAGAACAAACTGATACTAAATGCTGTAGTGAGAGTATTAAGTGGGTTGTTGTCTTGGGTTCACATACTAACAGGGGACACACAAAGCAGTAACTGACCTAGAGAAGGGGAGTCAAAGGCTTAAATAGGAAGGTGAGATGTGGCAGCTGAAATTAAGTTGGCAGTATATATCTGTTAACGCCACTTTTTGTCATAAAAAATGGATTGGTAGAAATATTTCTGGAATTGCATAAAAATAGCAACTGTGGTTCTTAACTGTAAAATATCAGagcataaaaatacagatttaacaAAAGTAAATGTAGTTTCTTTTGTTGAACTGGATTTTTACTTTTTGTCATAAATGAGTATTTGTGATATTTGCAAATAGCTGTTACTAATAGGAGGTAACGATTGAGCTGAGTGATGGATGCATTTCCAGAGTGTTTTCCTTCTGGTGGAGATGGGCAAACCATACTAAAAATTGTTAATAACCTggaatttaagatttatttttttttacccttggCATACTTTATTAATCTAGCTTTGATTTTTGTGTATTTAGTGTTGTGCATGTAGATACAGAATATCTGTGCCAAGTACAGATTCCCTACCCTGTCACCCCAAGAAAACATACCAAATAGCATTAGGTTGCATTTTATAATTTCCAAAGCACCGTTTTAAAATGAGACTGTGGTTTCAGTCTTGTTCGGGTGGGATTTATATACGCAACATCCTTCAACTTTGTTGTATGCTGGGACTTGTCTTTCAGAGGGGTTGTGTAGGTAAGGTTCCCTTGTGCAAAGAAGAAAATAGGTCCCAAGAACTTGATTTAAAGGGCAAATTTAGTATTCTGCATGTAAATGAAAgcatttggtatttttttaaagttaagttGTAAACATTTTGTCTTGTTGCTGTCTTAATGAAGAAAAGCTTTATTGtagttttggttttatatatttatagacACACACCTATATAAAGGAAATAGTTATCTCCTGGTTTGTATGTTTCATTTTCACTAAGATGTATGTTGccatacatttttttgtttcGTTCTTTACATTGATTAATATTCATAAACGGATTTAACAGTCTCAGTCATTTAATAAATATCAGCAGTGCTGAAAAGAGTTACTCCCCATATTACTGTGTTTTGCCAGATAACATGAAGTTGCCTCTGTGCCTGCACCCTATGAATGGCACCTATACTTCTCCTTATTGTGTACCTATAGTCATAACTGTGATACTgtactggcatttttttttttaaagtgttgcaCATCTAGTTTAGAACGATTTTAAAGGTCCATTGTGAACATTTTTGTATACAGTGAAATTTGGTTTGTACTGTATTACATTTATAGAGATAACTTACTAAATGTGTTTATAATAATAAAACTCTATTAAATAAAGTTTAGATGTACCATAGCAGGTATTTACACTTCTGTTTGTACACTTCATGatgtaaaattaaattcttgCAAGATTTTTGTGCCTTTGCTTGAGTGAGGTTTTATGTACATTGATAATCAATTCTACAGAATTACTATAAACTGAATGTTTCCTTGAAACATCTTGCCTTTGCTTGTAGAAAGCCTATAGATATAAAAGAGAACAATGGATTTAAGACAAATGTCTAACCTGTATTAGTCAAGAAACCTAAGAATCCAACAGAATGACATTTAGAAGgattaaaagcaaaattagtGTACAAACAGAATAGTAATGTAAATTCATCAGCATGAGTCCTGACTTTTTTtagacagaatttta
This region of Accipiter gentilis chromosome 34, bAccGen1.1, whole genome shotgun sequence genomic DNA includes:
- the CPSF6 gene encoding cleavage and polyadenylation specificity factor subunit 6 isoform X2, which codes for MADGVDHIDIYADVGEEFNQEAEYGGHDQIDLYDDVISPSANNGDAPEDRDYMDSLPPSVGDDVGKGAAPNVVYTYTGKRIALYIGNLTWWTTDEDLTEAVHSLGVNDILEIKFFENRANGQSKGFALVGVGSEASSKKLMDLLPKRELHGQNPVVTPCNKQFLSQFEMQSRKTTQSGQMSGEGKAGPPGGSSRAAFPPSNRGRGRFPGAIPGGDRFPGPAGPGGPPPPFPAGQTPPRPPLGPPGPPGPPGPPPPGQVLPPPLAGPPNRGDRPPPPVLFPGQPFGQPPLGPLPPGPPPPVPGYGPPPGPPPPQQGPPPPPGPFPPRPPGPLGPPLTLAPPPHLPGPPPGAPPPAPHVNPAFFPPPANSGIPTSDSRGPPPTDPYGRPPPYDRGDYGPPGRRFTGNNMSIREKLHIPFYGRHTKNNTQNSGREMDAARTPLSEAEFEEIMNRNRAISSSAISRAVSDASAGDYGSAIETLVTAISLIKQSKVSADDRCKVLISSLQDCLHGIESKSYGSGSRRERSRERDHSRSREKSRRHKSRSRDRHDDYYRERSRERERHRDRDRDRDRERDREREYRHR
- the CPSF6 gene encoding cleavage and polyadenylation specificity factor subunit 6 isoform X1 — its product is MADGVDHIDIYADVGEEFNQEAEYGGHDQIDLYDDVISPSANNGDAPEDRDYMDSLPPSVGDDVGKGAAPNVVYTYTGKRIALYIGNLTWWTTDEDLTEAVHSLGVNDILEIKFFENRANGQSKGFALVGVGSEASSKKLMDLLPKRELHGQNPVVTPCNKQFLSQFEMQSRKTTQSGQMSGEGKAGPPGGSSRAAFPPSNRGRGRFPGAIPGGDRFPGPAGPGGPPPPFPAGQTPPRPPLGPPGPPGPPGPPPPGQVLPPPLAGPPNRGDRPPPPVLFPGQPFGQPPLGPLPPGPPPPVPGYGPPPGPPPPQQGPPPPPGPFPPRPPGPLGPPLTLAPPPHLPGPPPGAPPPAPHVNPAFFPPPANSGIPTSDSRGPPPTDPYGRPPPYDRGDYGPPGRRFTGNNMSIREKLHIPFYGRHTKNNTQNSGREMDAARTPLSEAEFEEIMNRNRAISSSAISRAVSDASAGDYGSAIETLVTAISLIKQSKVSADDRCKVLISSLQDCLHGIESKSYGSGSRRRERSRERDHSRSREKSRRHKSRSRDRHDDYYRERSRERERHRDRDRDRDRERDREREYRHR
- the CPSF6 gene encoding cleavage and polyadenylation specificity factor subunit 6 isoform X3, whose translation is MADGVDHIDIYADVGEEFNQEAEYGGHDQIDLYDDVISPSANNGDAPEDRDYMDSLPPSVGDDVGKGAAPNVVYTYTGKRIALYIGNLTWWTTDEDLTEAVHSLGVNDILEIKFFENRANGQSKGFALVGVGSEASSKKLMDLLPKRELHGQNPVVTPCNKQFLSQFEMQSRKTTQSGQMSGEGKAGPPGGSSRAAFPPSNRGRGRFPGAIPGGDRFPGPAGPGGPPPPFPAGQTPPRPPLGPPGPPGPPGPPPPGQVLPPPLAGPPNRGDRPPPPVLFPGQPFGQPPLGPLPPGPPPPVPGYGPPPGPPPPQQGPPPPPGPFPPRPPGPLGPPLTLAPPPHLPGPPPGAPPPAPHVNPAFFPPPANSGIPTSDSRGPPPTDPYGRPPPYDRGDYGPPGREMDAARTPLSEAEFEEIMNRNRAISSSAISRAVSDASAGDYGSAIETLVTAISLIKQSKVSADDRCKVLISSLQDCLHGIESKSYGSGSRRRERSRERDHSRSREKSRRHKSRSRDRHDDYYRERSRERERHRDRDRDRDRERDREREYRHR
- the CPSF6 gene encoding cleavage and polyadenylation specificity factor subunit 6 isoform X4, whose protein sequence is MADGVDHIDIYADVGEEFNQEAEYGGHDQIDLYDDVISPSANNGDAPEDRDYMDSLPPSVGDDVGKGAAPNVVYTYTGKRIALYIGNLTWWTTDEDLTEAVHSLGVNDILEIKFFENRANGQSKGFALVGVGSEASSKKLMDLLPKRELHGQNPVVTPCNKQFLSQFEMQSRKTTQSGQMSGEGKAGPPGGSSRAAFPPSNRGRGRFPGAIPGGDRFPGPAGPGGPPPPFPAGQTPPRPPLGPPGPPGPPGPPPPGQVLPPPLAGPPNRGDRPPPPVLFPGQPFGQPPLGPLPPGPPPPVPGYGPPPGPPPPQQGPPPPPGPFPPRPPGPLGPPLTLAPPPHLPGPPPGAPPPAPHVNPAFFPPPANSGIPTSDSRGPPPTDPYGRPPPYDRGDYGPPGREMDAARTPLSEAEFEEIMNRNRAISSSAISRAVSDASAGDYGSAIETLVTAISLIKQSKVSADDRCKVLISSLQDCLHGIESKSYGSGSRRERSRERDHSRSREKSRRHKSRSRDRHDDYYRERSRERERHRDRDRDRDRERDREREYRHR